From the candidate division KSB1 bacterium genome, one window contains:
- a CDS encoding amidohydrolase family protein: MLGVLCLQLLALSPPLPGQPPSPQHGRRPAVLVITDAMLIEGNATPAEGPVDIVIQHNRIARITRSRPDAGYRHTAEAVIQAAGQYVLPGFINMHGHLQDERAGLPMPFDYQYKLWLGCGITTVRDVGSDYDKALAEKRKSAANTIAAPRLWLYFWCPGGDSEAEIRAKVRELKAKGAEGLKCHQMDRATYLIVAEEAKKLGLKLAHHAGVEDLNAWHDAQAGTSTIEHWYGVPEAALTGVQQFPPDFNYNNELHRFRYAGRLWREVDPAKLRQVLQALVQAGVAWDPTLCIYEACRDLQRALTQPWFKDYLHPALAAFFQPNPDFHGSFFHGWTSTDEVYWKENYRLWMQAIREFSRLGGVVTTGEDAGFIYQIYGFGYLRELELHAEAGFHPLEVIQHATSNGALVLGQAHELGRLKAGYLADLIVVDGNPLENLRILYPGGSEATLDRQRRGGGIVWTIKDGIPYHAPTLFAEVREMVRVARQTAAP; encoded by the coding sequence ATGCTGGGCGTTCTGTGTTTGCAGCTGCTGGCGCTAAGCCCGCCGTTGCCCGGCCAGCCGCCCTCACCGCAGCACGGCCGGCGGCCGGCAGTGTTGGTCATCACCGATGCCATGCTCATCGAGGGCAACGCCACGCCCGCCGAGGGGCCGGTGGATATCGTCATCCAGCACAACCGCATCGCGCGCATCACGCGCAGCCGGCCGGATGCCGGCTATCGCCACACGGCGGAGGCCGTGATCCAGGCGGCGGGCCAATACGTGCTGCCGGGCTTCATCAACATGCACGGCCATTTGCAGGATGAGCGTGCCGGCCTCCCCATGCCCTTCGACTATCAATACAAACTCTGGCTGGGCTGCGGCATCACCACCGTGCGCGACGTGGGCAGCGACTATGACAAAGCGCTGGCGGAGAAACGCAAGAGCGCGGCCAACACCATTGCGGCGCCGCGGCTGTGGCTTTATTTCTGGTGTCCGGGCGGCGACAGCGAGGCGGAGATCCGCGCCAAGGTGCGGGAGCTCAAAGCCAAAGGCGCGGAGGGTTTGAAGTGCCATCAGATGGACCGCGCCACCTATCTCATCGTCGCCGAGGAAGCGAAGAAACTCGGCCTCAAGCTGGCGCATCACGCCGGCGTGGAAGATCTCAATGCCTGGCACGATGCACAAGCCGGCACGAGCACAATCGAGCACTGGTATGGCGTACCCGAGGCCGCGCTCACGGGCGTGCAGCAGTTCCCGCCGGATTTCAATTACAACAACGAGCTGCACCGCTTTCGTTATGCCGGCCGCCTGTGGCGTGAAGTCGATCCCGCAAAACTGCGGCAAGTCTTGCAGGCCCTGGTGCAGGCGGGCGTGGCGTGGGATCCGACGCTGTGCATTTACGAAGCCTGCCGCGATTTGCAGCGCGCCTTGACCCAGCCCTGGTTCAAGGACTATCTCCATCCCGCGCTCGCCGCCTTTTTCCAGCCCAATCCTGATTTTCACGGCTCGTTCTTCCACGGCTGGACCAGCACCGATGAGGTGTATTGGAAGGAGAACTACCGCCTGTGGATGCAGGCCATCCGTGAGTTCAGCCGGCTGGGCGGCGTCGTCACCACCGGCGAGGATGCCGGCTTCATTTATCAAATCTACGGCTTCGGTTATTTGCGGGAATTGGAGCTGCACGCGGAAGCGGGCTTTCATCCGCTCGAGGTGATTCAGCATGCCACGAGCAACGGCGCGCTGGTGCTCGGTCAGGCGCATGAGCTGGGCCGCCTGAAGGCCGGTTATCTTGCCGATCTCATCGTGGTGGACGGCAACCCCCTGGAGAATTTGCGCATTCTCTATCCCGGCGGCAGCGAGGCCACTCTCGACCGCCAGCGCCGGGGCGGCGGCATCGTTTGGACCATCAAGGACGGCATTCCCTATCATGCGCCCACTTTGTTTGCCGAAGTGCGGGAGATGGTGAGAGTCGCGCGCCAGACTGCCGCGCCCTGA
- the lon gene encoding endopeptidase La translates to MSKERDSDDPGIEIRIPKVLPLLPLRNTVIFPQQILPLSIGREKSVRLIEAAMRSDRLIMVVAQKDGAVDDPGPEDLYRWGTIAQVMKIFKMPDGTQSAMVQGVARARLLDFLQTDPYLTVAVQPYPEGKAEGMDIDAMVVNLRAQFQKAVDLAPYLTPEHTMMVMNAESPGRLADIIVWNLNIPMQEKQDILEITDIRRRLERTTFLLSKELQILELGSKIQSEVQGEISKNQREYYLREQLKAIKRELGEDEDERTSEINELRQKLEEAKLPEEARKVAEKELDRLARIPPAAAEYTVSRTYLDWLIELPWSKETEDNLDVNYARVVLDEDHYNLEKVKRRILEYLAVRQLKPDMKGPILCFVGPPGVGKTSLGRSIARAMGRKFVRISLGGVHDEAEIRGHRRTYIGALPGRIIQGLKKAGVNNPIFMLDEIDKVGADFRGDPSSALLEVLDPEQNFSFSDHYLEVPFDLSKVMFIATANLEDPIHPALKDRLEIIELPGYTAEDKMRIAEKFLVPKQLEAHGLKPEQVTFEPEAIEHVISAYTREAGVRNLEREIANICRGVAREIVESKGQENAAEIRRVVTRDSVQKYLGVIKYFSDAKERTSRTGVATGLAWTAVGGDILFVEATKMRGKGGLTLTGHLGDVMKESAMAALSYIRSKAKQYEIDEDIFDKTDIHIHVPAGAIPKDGPSAGVTMFVALMSLLTDRTVAHDYAMTGEITLRGLVLPVGGIKEKALAAKRAGINKVILPEKNRKDIEEIPQHVREQMQFYFVSEMDDVIKIVLGKRPRKPKTESAGVAEQHPAIA, encoded by the coding sequence ATGAGCAAAGAACGAGATTCCGATGATCCGGGAATCGAGATTAGAATTCCGAAAGTCCTGCCGCTGCTGCCGCTGCGCAATACCGTCATCTTTCCGCAGCAGATTTTGCCTCTGTCCATCGGGCGTGAGAAATCCGTACGCTTGATCGAGGCCGCCATGCGCAGCGACCGCCTGATCATGGTGGTGGCGCAAAAGGATGGTGCGGTGGATGATCCCGGCCCGGAGGACCTGTATCGCTGGGGCACGATTGCCCAGGTGATGAAAATCTTCAAGATGCCGGATGGGACGCAAAGCGCGATGGTGCAGGGTGTGGCGCGCGCGCGATTGCTGGACTTTCTGCAAACCGACCCGTACCTGACGGTGGCGGTGCAGCCCTATCCCGAAGGCAAGGCCGAGGGCATGGACATCGACGCCATGGTGGTCAACCTGCGTGCGCAATTTCAAAAGGCAGTCGATCTCGCGCCCTACCTGACTCCCGAGCACACCATGATGGTGATGAACGCCGAAAGCCCGGGCCGGCTGGCGGATATCATCGTGTGGAACCTCAACATCCCGATGCAGGAGAAGCAGGACATTCTCGAAATCACCGACATCCGCCGGCGGCTGGAGCGCACGACTTTCCTGCTCAGCAAGGAGTTGCAGATTCTCGAACTGGGCAGCAAGATTCAAAGCGAAGTGCAGGGCGAGATTTCCAAAAACCAGCGCGAGTATTATCTGCGCGAACAACTGAAGGCGATCAAACGCGAGCTGGGCGAGGACGAGGACGAGCGCACCAGCGAGATCAACGAGCTGCGCCAGAAACTCGAAGAAGCCAAGCTGCCCGAGGAGGCCCGCAAGGTGGCGGAGAAGGAGCTGGACCGCCTGGCGCGCATCCCCCCGGCGGCCGCGGAATACACCGTCTCCCGCACATATCTGGACTGGCTGATCGAGCTGCCGTGGAGCAAGGAAACCGAGGACAACCTCGACGTGAACTATGCCCGCGTGGTGCTGGATGAGGATCACTACAACCTGGAGAAGGTGAAGCGGCGCATTTTGGAATATCTCGCGGTGCGGCAGTTGAAGCCGGACATGAAAGGCCCGATTCTCTGCTTCGTCGGGCCGCCGGGCGTCGGCAAAACCTCTCTGGGCCGCTCGATTGCGCGCGCCATGGGCCGCAAATTCGTGCGCATCTCCCTGGGCGGGGTGCACGATGAGGCCGAGATTCGCGGCCATCGCCGCACCTACATCGGCGCCCTGCCGGGCCGCATCATTCAGGGCTTGAAGAAAGCCGGGGTCAACAACCCGATCTTCATGCTCGATGAGATCGACAAGGTCGGCGCCGACTTCCGTGGCGACCCCTCCTCGGCGCTGCTGGAAGTGCTGGATCCGGAGCAGAACTTCTCCTTCAGCGATCATTACCTGGAGGTGCCCTTCGATCTCTCCAAGGTGATGTTCATCGCCACGGCCAATCTCGAAGACCCGATCCATCCCGCCCTCAAGGATCGCCTGGAGATCATCGAGCTGCCCGGTTACACTGCGGAAGACAAGATGCGCATCGCCGAGAAATTTCTGGTGCCCAAGCAGCTCGAGGCGCACGGTTTGAAGCCCGAACAGGTCACCTTTGAACCGGAGGCGATCGAACATGTCATCTCCGCCTACACCCGCGAGGCGGGTGTGCGCAACCTGGAACGGGAGATTGCCAACATTTGCCGCGGCGTGGCGCGTGAAATCGTCGAGAGCAAGGGACAGGAAAACGCCGCCGAGATCAGGCGCGTCGTCACCCGCGACAGCGTGCAAAAGTATCTCGGCGTGATCAAGTATTTCTCCGACGCCAAGGAACGCACCAGCCGCACCGGCGTGGCCACCGGCCTGGCGTGGACTGCGGTGGGCGGCGACATTCTCTTTGTGGAAGCCACCAAAATGCGCGGCAAGGGCGGCTTGACCCTCACCGGCCATCTCGGTGACGTGATGAAGGAGTCGGCGATGGCGGCGCTCTCCTACATTCGCAGCAAGGCCAAGCAATACGAAATCGACGAGGATATCTTCGACAAGACCGACATTCACATCCACGTGCCGGCGGGCGCCATTCCCAAGGACGGACCAAGCGCGGGCGTGACCATGTTCGTCGCCCTGATGTCCCTGCTCACGGACCGCACGGTGGCGCATGATTACGCCATGACCGGCGAAATCACCCTGCGCGGGCTGGTGTTGCCGGTGGGCGGCATCAAAGAGAAGGCGCTGGCCGCCAAACGCGCCGGCATCAACAAGGTGATTCTGCCGGAAAAGAACCGCAAGGACATCGAGGAAATCCCGCAGCATGTGCGCGAACAGATGCAATTCTATTTCGTCAGCGAAATGGACGATGTGATCAAAATCGTGCTCGGCAAACGGCCGCGCAAGCCCAAGACGGAATCGGCGGGCGTGGCCGAACAGCACCCCGCCATCGCGTGA
- a CDS encoding GAF domain-containing protein yields the protein MVLGEAVRQELREFLAHTPGLDETYIFCVQKLKAHFPKYDWVGIYLLAGNELVVHNYLGAPTPHTRIALGSGICGAAAAEEKTIVVPDVNADPRYLACSVETKSEIVVPIKGRRIYGEIDIDSHTADAFWHNDTRLLEAMATQLAALNDQLTS from the coding sequence GTGGTGTTGGGGGAAGCGGTCCGGCAGGAGCTGCGCGAGTTTCTCGCCCACACACCCGGCCTGGACGAGACTTACATTTTTTGCGTGCAAAAATTGAAGGCGCACTTCCCCAAATACGATTGGGTGGGAATCTATCTGCTGGCGGGCAACGAGCTGGTGGTGCACAATTACCTGGGCGCGCCCACGCCCCACACACGCATTGCGCTCGGCAGCGGCATCTGCGGCGCAGCCGCGGCTGAGGAAAAAACCATCGTGGTGCCGGATGTGAATGCCGATCCGCGCTACCTGGCGTGCAGCGTGGAAACCAAATCGGAGATCGTCGTGCCGATTAAGGGCCGCCGCATCTATGGCGAAATTGATATCGACAGCCACACGGCCGATGCTTTTTGGCACAATGACACTCGCCTGCTGGAAGCCATGGCCACGCAACTGGCAGCCCTGAACGACCAACTGACGTCTTGA
- a CDS encoding shikimate kinase: MDNLVTLKPVRHIFLIGFMGCGKSTIGRLLAHELGWQFVDLDEEIVRQENMSIEQIFDQHGEPYFRRVEVNLLQQLLGREQVVIALGGGTPTQESAWPILAQGLLIYLRCHPDELYRRLKDGTGRPMLNRIAPAERPLFIRTLLNAREPYYRRATLTVDSFAQHTPQETAAIISQLIRASLSIT, encoded by the coding sequence ATGGACAACCTGGTCACACTCAAACCGGTGAGGCATATTTTTCTGATTGGCTTCATGGGGTGCGGCAAAAGCACGATCGGCAGGCTGCTGGCGCACGAGCTGGGCTGGCAGTTCGTGGATTTGGACGAGGAGATCGTGCGACAGGAAAACATGTCGATCGAGCAGATTTTCGACCAGCATGGCGAACCCTATTTTCGCCGCGTGGAAGTGAACCTCCTGCAGCAGTTGCTCGGCCGCGAGCAGGTGGTGATTGCGCTGGGCGGCGGCACGCCCACCCAGGAGAGCGCCTGGCCGATTCTGGCACAGGGTCTGTTGATTTACCTGCGCTGCCATCCCGATGAACTCTACCGGCGCCTGAAGGATGGCACCGGCCGCCCGATGCTCAACCGCATCGCACCCGCCGAACGGCCGCTGTTCATCCGCACGCTGTTGAACGCACGCGAGCCGTACTACCGGCGCGCCACGCTCACCGTGGACAGCTTTGCGCAGCACACGCCGCAGGAAACCGCGGCGATCATTTCGCAGCTCATCCGGGCAAGCCTGTCGATCACCTGA
- the aroC gene encoding chorismate synthase has translation MSQLRYFTAGESHGQVLVGILEGMPAGLEISEAEIAVQLQRRQRGHGRGGRMRLEQDHARILSGVRFGKTLGSPIALQIENRDWPNWQTRMAVAPTAGEVTPVEIPRPGHADLAGGIKYQTDDLRNVLERASARETAMRVALGAVARKFLASFHLRLLSHVVQIQQARSRYSFLQIGQPAFDLPLDEIEARSEASPVRCLDEEAGREMIACIDQARAARDTVGGIFEVAALNVPVGLGSHVQWDRRLDARLAAAFMSIPAIKGVEIGDAFAGAGSRGSAFHDPIHYTAQRGFHRPSNHAGGLEGGITNGEPLVVRAAKKPISTLMRPLESVNLRTKAPAAAHIERSDVCAVPAAAVIGEAMMALVLADALLEKFGGDSMQEILERWTTWSHSNR, from the coding sequence ATGAGTCAGCTTCGATATTTTACCGCCGGTGAGTCGCATGGCCAGGTGCTGGTGGGTATATTGGAGGGCATGCCCGCCGGCCTGGAGATCAGCGAGGCGGAGATTGCCGTGCAACTCCAGCGCCGCCAGCGCGGTCACGGCCGTGGTGGCCGCATGCGCCTCGAGCAGGATCACGCCCGCATACTCAGCGGCGTGCGCTTTGGCAAGACCCTTGGTTCGCCGATTGCCCTGCAAATTGAAAATCGCGACTGGCCCAACTGGCAAACCCGCATGGCAGTGGCACCGACCGCCGGGGAGGTCACGCCGGTGGAGATTCCGCGGCCCGGGCATGCGGATTTGGCGGGCGGCATCAAGTATCAAACCGATGATTTGCGCAACGTGCTGGAACGCGCGAGTGCCCGGGAAACGGCGATGCGGGTGGCGCTGGGCGCGGTCGCGAGAAAATTCCTGGCGTCGTTCCACCTCCGGCTGCTCAGTCACGTAGTGCAAATTCAACAGGCGCGCAGCCGTTATTCCTTTTTGCAAATTGGACAGCCGGCGTTCGACCTGCCCCTGGATGAAATCGAGGCCCGCAGCGAGGCCTCGCCGGTGCGCTGTTTGGACGAGGAGGCCGGCCGGGAAATGATCGCATGCATTGATCAGGCCAGGGCCGCGCGCGACACGGTGGGAGGCATTTTTGAAGTGGCGGCGCTCAATGTGCCGGTGGGGCTGGGCAGCCACGTGCAGTGGGACCGCCGCCTCGATGCCCGGCTGGCCGCGGCTTTCATGAGCATTCCGGCGATCAAGGGTGTCGAGATCGGCGACGCCTTCGCCGGCGCCGGGAGCCGGGGCAGCGCATTTCACGATCCGATCCATTACACCGCGCAACGCGGGTTTCATCGCCCTTCCAACCACGCCGGCGGCTTGGAGGGCGGCATCACCAACGGCGAGCCGCTGGTGGTGCGCGCAGCCAAGAAGCCGATTTCCACTTTGATGCGGCCGCTGGAATCGGTCAACCTGCGCACCAAGGCACCCGCCGCCGCGCACATCGAGCGCTCGGATGTCTGCGCCGTGCCGGCGGCGGCGGTGATCGGCGAGGCCATGATGGCGCTGGTGCTGGCCGACGCCCTGTTGGAAAAATTCGGCGGCGATAGCATGCAGGAAATCCTGGAACGATGGACAACCTGGTCACACTCAAACCGGTGA
- a CDS encoding MFS transporter: MSNVSSVSPPSLRPAEVIALISSMLLVGTSFGAVAPLVSALLEQRGFSEYFTGGVSAMLAVAVALLSTHVGRLVERHGTQRINFLGLVGQALGFAGLGVALAFYEPALFLVRFALGVAATMTFVGAEVALLRGVAAHVRGRVMAAYGAALTFGFSAGVFVSDWAYDWAGLWCFGLVAAAALIMAPLAWWGLRGEIGQPASQPESPGRLSPADDMDWRSLWLGLFGALVFGALDMAIAGTYPVEGQRLGLSRSETLHIVGFTAFGMVLTQPICGWLADKFGARPAMAGIGVFGVACCLAAGVMSQKGLAAGKIWATMAFVGIGVGVGGVYPVSLKILGDRTPPGKMAVANARFSMLYGYASLFGPMLAAFAIDAVEALGCLGWAVPGLSGVTMAMVVLLVIWDRRRERVAKKASESPAG, encoded by the coding sequence ATGTCAAATGTTTCATCCGTCTCACCCCCCTCGCTTCGTCCCGCCGAGGTGATCGCTCTCATCAGCTCCATGTTGCTCGTCGGCACCAGCTTCGGCGCGGTGGCGCCTCTGGTGTCGGCGTTGCTGGAGCAGCGCGGCTTCAGCGAGTATTTCACCGGCGGCGTCTCCGCCATGCTGGCGGTGGCGGTCGCCCTGCTGAGCACACATGTTGGCAGGTTGGTCGAGCGCCATGGCACCCAGCGCATCAACTTCCTGGGGTTGGTGGGCCAGGCTCTCGGCTTCGCCGGCCTGGGGGTGGCGCTGGCGTTTTATGAACCGGCGTTGTTTCTCGTCCGCTTTGCTCTCGGTGTTGCCGCCACCATGACTTTTGTCGGCGCCGAGGTGGCATTGCTGCGTGGCGTTGCCGCCCACGTGCGGGGCCGGGTGATGGCGGCCTATGGCGCTGCATTGACCTTCGGATTCAGTGCCGGGGTCTTTGTGAGCGACTGGGCTTATGATTGGGCCGGCTTGTGGTGTTTCGGGCTGGTTGCAGCCGCCGCGCTGATCATGGCGCCGCTGGCATGGTGGGGCTTGCGCGGTGAAATTGGCCAGCCCGCTTCACAGCCGGAATCCCCTGGCAGGCTGTCGCCGGCCGATGATATGGATTGGCGCAGTCTGTGGCTTGGTCTGTTTGGTGCGCTCGTCTTCGGTGCATTGGACATGGCCATCGCCGGCACTTATCCGGTCGAGGGCCAGCGTCTGGGTTTGAGCCGCAGTGAAACCTTGCACATCGTTGGTTTCACCGCGTTCGGCATGGTGCTCACCCAGCCGATTTGCGGCTGGCTGGCGGACAAATTCGGCGCGCGCCCCGCCATGGCGGGCATTGGGGTGTTCGGCGTGGCCTGCTGTCTGGCGGCCGGGGTCATGAGTCAAAAGGGTTTGGCGGCAGGTAAAATCTGGGCAACGATGGCATTCGTCGGCATTGGTGTGGGCGTCGGCGGCGTCTATCCCGTCAGTCTGAAGATTTTGGGCGACCGCACGCCGCCCGGAAAAATGGCGGTGGCTAATGCGCGTTTTTCGATGCTTTATGGTTATGCTTCACTGTTTGGCCCCATGCTCGCGGCTTTCGCCATCGATGCCGTGGAGGCGCTCGGCTGCCTCGGCTGGGCCGTGCCCGGCCTCTCCGGCGTGACCATGGCAATGGTCGTGCTTCTGGTGATTTGGGATCGTCGCAGAGAGAGAGTGGCGAAGAAAGCGTCTGAAAGCCCCGCCGGCTGA
- a CDS encoding rhodanese-like domain-containing protein has product MKQIDPLELHQRRLRGEAIVLLDVREQSEVDYCKIDGALHIPMRAIPHRLGEMNPEDTIVVYCHHGGRSMQVCRFLEQQGFRNVMNLRGGIAQWSRTVDPSVPVY; this is encoded by the coding sequence ATGAAGCAAATCGATCCATTGGAACTGCACCAGCGCCGCCTGCGGGGTGAGGCCATCGTGCTGTTGGATGTCCGGGAGCAGTCCGAAGTGGACTATTGCAAAATCGACGGCGCCCTCCACATCCCCATGCGCGCCATACCGCATCGTCTGGGGGAAATGAATCCGGAAGACACCATCGTTGTCTACTGCCATCACGGCGGGCGCAGTATGCAAGTCTGCCGCTTTCTCGAGCAGCAGGGCTTCAGAAATGTCATGAATCTGCGCGGCGGCATTGCGCAGTGGTCACGAACGGTTGACCCGTCGGTGCCGGTCTATTAA
- a CDS encoding TonB-dependent receptor: MPSLRYWLVFLYLGLALPDGVARQEPTVVRFFGRVIDKQTKQPLPGAQVYLPELRRGTVTDDHGRFTIPAIPTGRHHVRCQLLGYADCEEHLLLQEDTEHIFQLEAEPVAAPAVTVTAERFARDKPGGSDRALAVLRGERLEKARGQSLGETLEGIAGVTVLQTGPAVVKPVVRGLHSDRVLVLNAGVTQEGQQWGGEHAPEIDPFAPARIEVLKGAAGVQYGVGAIGGVIRVEPRPLREHPGWGGEFWLNGFSNNLQAAGSLLLEGAPRQMPGLAWRLQGSVRRAGDARTPDFNIRNSGFAERSGSLGLGYDKGGVTTEVYFSHFGTELGIFTGSHLGNLTDLLRAIARGRPATDSDFSYEIRPPKQTISHNLLSVRSSLPAGRLGRLHLQYGWQQNHRQEFDAHKPYNDSLAALNRASLDLTLTTHAVDLTFAHHPWRNLFGKLGVSGMRQGNVQAGTILLIPNFRAHTGGAYVLETWTHGAWTINAGFRFDARVQRVYRRINREVVTTVHRYHNFTTVAGAIYQFAPSWALAANLGTAWRPPGINELYSNGVHHGTAQFEIGDPGLTRERSFNFDVTLKQQGKRSRLEFSAYRNRLHDFIFLFPQPEPTLTIRGAFPTFRFQQADAVIAGADGMAQFQLTDFFELGVSAAVVRGQNLETREPLFHMPADRLRLFTSWRVPAPALLRETHLDLAGTFVRRQTRVPKNADYAPPPAPYALLDLSLGGNFAVAALPVSFELTVQNLLNTAYRDYLSRYRYFIDDPGRSWILRLHTSFGLPPQE; the protein is encoded by the coding sequence TTGCCTAGTCTGAGATATTGGCTCGTGTTTTTGTATTTGGGGCTGGCCCTGCCAGACGGTGTTGCCCGGCAGGAACCGACAGTTGTCCGATTTTTCGGACGGGTGATCGACAAGCAAACGAAGCAGCCGCTGCCCGGTGCCCAGGTTTATCTTCCCGAGTTGCGGCGCGGCACGGTCACGGATGACCATGGCCGTTTCACCATCCCCGCCATCCCCACGGGCAGGCACCACGTGCGCTGCCAGTTGCTGGGCTATGCAGATTGTGAAGAGCATCTGCTGCTGCAGGAGGATACAGAGCATATCTTTCAACTCGAGGCAGAGCCTGTGGCGGCGCCGGCCGTGACGGTCACTGCCGAACGCTTTGCCCGGGACAAGCCTGGCGGCAGCGACCGCGCGCTGGCAGTGTTGCGCGGAGAGCGCCTGGAGAAGGCGCGCGGCCAGTCATTGGGCGAAACTCTCGAGGGGATCGCCGGCGTGACGGTTTTACAAACCGGACCGGCGGTGGTCAAGCCGGTGGTGCGCGGTCTGCACAGCGATCGCGTGCTGGTCTTGAATGCCGGCGTGACACAGGAGGGCCAGCAATGGGGCGGGGAGCATGCCCCGGAAATCGATCCATTTGCACCGGCACGCATCGAAGTGTTGAAAGGCGCTGCCGGCGTGCAATACGGCGTTGGTGCCATCGGCGGTGTGATTCGCGTCGAGCCGCGGCCGCTGCGCGAGCACCCGGGTTGGGGCGGCGAGTTTTGGCTCAATGGTTTCTCGAACAATCTGCAAGCGGCGGGCTCGCTTTTGCTCGAAGGCGCGCCGCGGCAGATGCCGGGCCTGGCCTGGCGACTGCAAGGCAGTGTGCGCCGCGCTGGTGACGCCCGCACGCCGGATTTCAACATCCGCAACTCCGGTTTTGCCGAACGCAGCGGTTCGCTCGGTTTGGGCTATGACAAAGGCGGCGTCACCACCGAGGTGTATTTCAGCCACTTCGGCACCGAGCTGGGAATTTTCACGGGTTCACACCTCGGCAACCTCACGGACTTGCTGCGCGCCATCGCACGCGGCCGGCCCGCCACAGACAGCGACTTCAGCTATGAAATCCGGCCGCCGAAGCAGACCATCAGCCACAATCTGTTGTCGGTGCGTTCCAGCCTGCCCGCGGGACGACTGGGCCGGCTGCACTTGCAGTACGGCTGGCAACAAAACCATCGCCAGGAGTTCGACGCCCACAAGCCGTACAACGATTCGCTGGCGGCATTGAACCGGGCCTCCCTCGATCTCACGCTGACCACGCACGCTGTGGACCTGACCTTTGCTCACCATCCCTGGCGCAATCTCTTCGGCAAGCTCGGCGTGAGCGGCATGCGCCAGGGCAATGTGCAAGCCGGAACCATTCTGTTGATCCCTAATTTTCGCGCCCACACCGGCGGCGCATATGTTCTCGAGACCTGGACACACGGCGCCTGGACCATCAACGCCGGCTTCCGCTTCGATGCCCGCGTACAACGGGTTTACCGCCGGATCAATCGTGAAGTCGTTACCACCGTGCATCGTTATCACAACTTCACCACGGTGGCGGGGGCAATTTATCAGTTCGCGCCCTCCTGGGCGCTGGCCGCGAATCTCGGCACCGCCTGGCGGCCACCCGGCATTAATGAGCTTTACAGCAATGGCGTGCATCACGGCACCGCACAATTCGAGATCGGCGATCCCGGCCTGACCCGCGAGCGCAGCTTCAATTTCGATGTCACGCTCAAACAGCAGGGCAAGCGCAGTCGTCTGGAGTTCAGTGCCTACCGCAACCGGCTGCATGACTTCATTTTCCTGTTTCCGCAACCCGAGCCGACGCTCACCATTCGCGGCGCCTTTCCCACCTTCCGTTTTCAGCAGGCCGATGCCGTCATCGCCGGCGCGGACGGCATGGCCCAGTTTCAATTGACGGATTTCTTCGAACTGGGCGTGAGTGCGGCCGTCGTGCGCGGCCAAAACCTCGAAACCAGGGAGCCGCTGTTTCATATGCCGGCGGACCGCCTGCGCTTGTTCACCTCCTGGCGGGTGCCGGCGCCGGCTCTCCTGCGCGAAACCCATCTCGACCTGGCGGGCACGTTCGTACGCCGGCAAACCCGCGTGCCGAAAAATGCCGATTATGCGCCACCGCCTGCTCCTTATGCGCTGTTGGACCTGAGCCTGGGTGGCAACTTCGCCGTGGCCGCACTGCCGGTCAGTTTCGAACTCACCGTGCAAAATCTGCTCAACACCGCGTATCGCGATTATCTGAGCCGCTATCGTTACTTCATCGACGATCCCGGCCGGAGCTGGATTTTGCGTCTGCACACCTCGTTTGGCCTGCCGCCGCAGGAGTAG